Below is a genomic region from Helianthus annuus cultivar XRQ/B chromosome 2, HanXRQr2.0-SUNRISE, whole genome shotgun sequence.
CCAGAAATTAAATGAAATTAACAACACTCAATAAAACCATCAAATTAATACATAAGTAACTGCAAGAAGAGTACATACATACAAAATCATGAACTAATTAATAGGAGGGAAAGGGGGCAATCGGAGAACAGCTTCCTCCGTCTCAATTGGGTCTGATCTTAAGATctacataaataaaaatattaagaATATATAAGAACAGAAGTTTTAATTTATTAGGTGggtataaataaattaaaaaaaaaaagaagaaattggGGAAAGAGAGTACCGGATCTTGGAGAAGGGGTTTGGTGTCATCAGTAGCCGGCCGGAATTGGGGCTTGTTTTTGGTAGCTTCTCTCTTTCCGGCTACTACTTCACTGTCGCCGGATTTCATGAGGATTTCTGTAGGTTTCATCTTTCTGTTTTGTTCCTGAGAGCAATGAAGCGGATAATAATTAATAGAGTAAACTGTAATTTTACCCTCGGAGGTTAGGGGTTATTGGCACTCTTACCCCctctaaggaaataattgcaattttacccccacTGTTCAGtgttatgtcgcaaccttacccccggcctcaaatttgttgactaatctgttgactataacttgaaatgactataatgccctttcatattaccccctgtGTTTTGTGCACTTTGTGATATTACCCcctgccaccgccattcaccaccacaaccacctccaGCCACCATTCCTCTTCACCCACCCAGAGGCGCAGCTTAtgaggggccgggaggggcgcccgacccccctaacttttcgctcagtagtgttatatatgtagttttcgtataaaattttttgggtatatacgttttcgaccccccggttctatagaattttttgggtatatacgttttcgacccccctaTCTTCattgtcaagcttcgccactacaCCCACCATAATGTTAATCATTAACAGCAAATGGGAAAACCAGCAACAACTGCAATAGTTGATGTAGCTATTAAATAAGAATgaaaataatataaaaacaaaaacataagcAAAGTTCACAGCGTTTTCATCAATTGTTTTTAAGGTTCTCTTTTGGGTCTGCAGTTCTAAGCAGTATTGAGTACAAATGCAAACTGTCACAGTGTCCGTATTCTGGCAAAAACAACAGTCCTACACAGAGGTTATCGTTCCTGTTTTGGGCAGTGGAGTGGCTAAAACCCCATAATGCAGCATATATGCAGTTGGGTGTGGGTGTCATAGTATTGCAATTTTagatggcagtggtggttgtggtggtgaatggcggtggcagtggtggttgagggtggtggctggaggtggcagtggtgaTTGTTGAAGATGAAGACGGGTGGTgggttttttagagagagaggggggggggggaggaagaagatggcagtggtggtgaatggcggtggcagtggtggttgagggtggtggctggaggtggcagtggtgaTTGTTGAAGATGAAGGCGGGTGGTggtttttttagagagagagagggggaggaagaagatggcagtggtggttgtggttgtggtggtgaatggcggtggcagtggtggttgaaggtggtggctggaggtggcagtggtggttgtggtggtgaatggcggtggcaggGGGTAATATCACAAGAGTGCACAAAACACAtggggtaatatgaaagggcattatagtcatttcaagttatagtcaacagattagtcaacaaatttgaggccggggggtaaggttgcaacataacagcaaacagtggggggtaaaattgcaattatttccttagggggtagacatgccaatgacccctaaccttatggggtaaaattgcagtttactctaattaaTAAGAAAAAGGAACCTAGAGTATTAGTTGTTGTATTTTAATGGTTTTAGTgaaaaatcaaaatgtttaatgGCGTGATTCCGAATACgttttttaaccatttgagtccaaattttaaccttttgagtctagtttaccgtatgaacaaaattggactcaaaacgttataaaataaatggctagggagTCAAAGCGCTAAACCTTTTAATTTtgaactcaaatggttaaaaccactaaaacatagagactcaaaaagtaatttccTAAATAACCTACATATAATGTTCTAAatgtaaagtaaaaaaaaaataaagggtCCTAATTAAATACATACCCCAAACTCTTAATTTCACACTCTATATCTATAGGGGTCGTATAATGTTATATGGCTCGTATAAATGAAGAAAATATtaggtcgtataacattatatgggTTTGTAACATTTTATATGGGTCGTATAATATTATACGGCCCATATACATGGAGACAAAAAAGCATTCCCTGACATTTTTTTTGTGCACAATCAATTATACGGTCCGTATTTAGGGGTGTGAGAATAGTGGAGCCCATTCACATTTGTATATAGAGTAACAATTACAAAACAATATTTTGAGATAAGATATGATTGAAATTACGAAACAGATTACGAAGGGGGTGAAAAAGAGACATGGGCTCGTATGACACGTTGTGCAACTAATTACTCGTATAGATTTGCTTTCACAACTAAATTGGAGTCAAAGGATGTTACATTGTGCAACTTATTACTCCTATAGATTACTCGTATAGCAAGGGGTTTGAGCCCTATGCTTGCTTACAAGTGGGATAGAACTCATACTACTAACCAGTTGCAAGAAATCTATAAGCATTTAGAAAATGGCGAAGAATCAAAGGgactttgagggatgatgattctGGCACAATTCAGGTATGTTGGTGGCAGAGTTCTTGTTTTGATGTGTAAATTTTGTGTTGCTTGTTACTTGTTTAGTTATTGTTAAGTTATATAATCTAGGAGTGTCAAACGGGCTGTGTTCGTTGGTTGACAGATCGAACGtgacaaacatgtaaaaatcGAGTCACACACAAACCCAACACAGACACGTATATCCACTAGCCTACAAGAGCACAGCCTGTTtggcccaaaaaaaaaaaaactttatttgtCTTTTTTTTTGGCATTTTTTTTACTCTAAAGACTAAAACCACAAATTTACAACCAAAAACGCAAATGTGTATAAAATATGTTGCATTTAAACTACAAGACCTAATGTCAATTTCTCTACTAGCCTTTAAATTTTGGCATAAGATACCCAACCGCTTTAAGTCACGACACAAACacatttatttataaatataaaataaacgtGTTAAAAAGGTCAACTTGCGATTGTGCTAGATTAACCTGACCTAACCTACTTAGCTAAAGGTATTCGTGGGTTTGACCTGAATCTGACACAAACCCGTTCGACTCAACACAAACTTGTGAAGTGTTCGGTTTGTGTTATGCCAGAGATTTACACCACTAATATAATTTGTATTTTGCCATTAAAATCTAGAGTGGACTTTAAAAAACCAGTGCATCATAGAAGCATGTAGACAACTAAATGGACATGCTTTTGTCACTGATTATCTGCATAATTTGGTCATGGGAGGTGGGGATGGAGTCCACGGGCATAtattttaaggaaagggtatttttgtcatttcacaccctcttaactgagaaaactaactgatgttaggcacagggactatccgagaatgaaaattgaaaagttggggactagagctgtaattttagaaagttagtgACTAAATGTGACAAAAAGggcaaaccacagagaccatcCAGGCATTTAACTCATAAGTAAATATACATAAACTTGGTTCAGTTTGgatattattttattttgaaagtaaaatgccatttttcgtacttgaggtttggccagttttatgactttcgtctaaaggtttgtttttacgcatctggatccaaaatgTTTGAAATCTTGTCTTTTTCATCCGcctcgttaactccatctattttttTCGGTTAAGGCAAGGGTATTTTCGTCTtattacataaagtgaaaaatactaaattgccctttaagttagtaGAAAAGACGAAAATATTTAATTcttaatattttaatttattatttaaatcaaCGTGTAAGAGCAATtctataaataaaacaatttacTTGTAATAAATGGACATGTGAAACATGTTGGTAACAAAATTTGGCGCATACATTGAAGTTGCATCATATTTGGTGTAAGCATATGTTTTGTTTACaccaaattaggttgaaagtttggTGTAAGCATATGTTTAGTTTTTAGCTAACCTCGTTGAAAGCAACATATATCCAAATGCTAAGTCGTTAAGTACCGCTTTTTACATTCTCTTTTCTACTGTTTTCGGTTAATATTTACTACAAAGCAGTTTGATAATATTATCGATTTGCACGCAGGGTGTGGAAATTAATCTGGAAAGATCATGGAAGAGGGAAACAATGCACAATTTAGCAATGTTATAAAATCCGGTATTTATACTGTACGGGATTCGGCTCAGAAACGGTTTAACCGGGTGTATCGGGCAGTTTCAACCGGGTGGTTTAACCAATTCTACCGGTTGGTTTGAACCGGTTTTTAGTTAAAGAAGCTACGGGGATTGATGTTAATGAATTTGGAAATGATCTTAATGCTGTTAAAGAAGCTACTTATAGCAAGCTTAACATGGGTTCAAATAGTCAAGAAAGACATTTAATTGAAGCATGCTCCTCATTTGACCACGAGCTCAATGGGGTCAATTTCAATAATTCTTTTTTGAGTAAAacgtcattttcgtccctgagttTTAGCCATTTTtacgactttcgtccaaaggtttgttttttcgcatatagatccaaaaggtttgaaatgttgtcattttcatccaggTCGTTAATTCCATCCATTTTTtccgttaagtcaagggtatttccgtcttttttgttaacttaagggCGATTCGGTCTTTTTCaagggtattcggtctttttacataaagtgaaaaagaccgataTGCTCTTGATGAAGATTTTTTAACAGCTTTGGAATACGGAAGGCCACCCGCGTCAGGAATGGTATGTTTCGACGTTATTttattcgttttttttttttaagttatgaTGTTATTCATGTTGTAAGTTAATTCTAGGGACTTGGGATTGACAGGCTGGTGATGCTTTTAAGGTTCAGCAATAATATATATCGAAGTTTTGAATTTCAGGTTTGTTTTAGTTTTAAGCAATGATTTGTGATGCTTGTTATTATTGATATCTTTAATTGGCTAGTAATGGGGGAATTTGTAATTTGATAAGAATATAATTTTGTGTTAGTTTCTAAATTAGTAACATACATTTTCATAttttataacataaaaaaatacaaataacAAACGTTAAACGGCTGATTCGGTTTACACGACCAGTTCCAAACCATAATACGAACTGTATATATTCCAGTTCTCATTATTTTCTCTAACaaaatgttattattattacttgaATTCAGATTCGTATACTTAACACACTTTGTGAACTACATAATATTAAAAATTGGATTCCAATTCAACAAATCAAGATTTTATAGTAAAAAATAAGGTAGGTACGGGCATCCCAGCTTTCAAGAACATTTAACACATTTTATAGGTTATTGCTATACAAGTGTATATATACTAAAATATATAATAAGCAGATATGGTAAATCACATAAGATCCTAACTTTAGACTATATTATGATATAAGAAATGATGGACAACGTGCTAAAAGCTTACACATCAACACATCATTTAATAAGTTAGAATccaatattaataattaattaatgtCCAATTTAATAAGTAGTGTGAAatcttataaaaaaaaaattaacggttAACTTCATCTATAAGGTTACCACACTCTCTAAATCGGAGAGTTTTGTATTGCCTTATTTTGCCTAggctatgttgtcttaaccgggcttATGCTACCATCAGAGTTTGGCTTTTTTGGGTGTCCCCTCGGGAAACCATACCGCCGGCTACCACTTGACAGtcgttgtgccaccacaagagcaGAACTCTCTGGCGTAACACATGGTGGGACGAAAACCCGGTTGGGCTCAGGAATCCAACTGACAATCTTAGACAAGGCCTAGTCCAAATCTTTCATTGTCTATATCCATCCGAATATGACACAAGTGAGAATTGAACTTAAGTTTCCATTAAAAAAATCTAAACCTCCTACCAATAGGCCATAAGGGCACCCGGGGCACCCTCGGGGACTCCCTTCGGGGGCCCATTTTGCCGTGCGGTAAAGTGCCGCCATTCAAGAGGGGGAGGTAAATCGGGGAGGGTGTGAGGGGAGTATTCACCGAAGAAGGAGAGAGGAAATGGTGGGGCCACCCtcattttcaaccaatcaaattttttttttattttttttttgaataaaaaaacaattccccTAAGAGGGGTGCACCCCGTACGTTTTTTGACAAGAGAGAAGTTATAGAGAAGAAATGATATGACAACGTATAATTGAGTTAAAAGAATTTCCCCTTACCTCATTAGGGTATACGGGGCGCATTCGGGGAGGCAGTCGGTGAACcatttccccgatcgggaacaccgccgccatccccgcggggtcccgaatcggggAAGGAAATGGGTGTGGGCTTACCGCTGAGAAATGGCACGATGATCGAGATTTGACCGTTACAAACGGtcgaaatttaaaaaaaaaaaatcatttttttttaaaacaatatatatactaACCAATCTTAAtccattttttaccacattcacaaCAAACCAACACCAAAACTCTAAAACTTTTATATCTTTTAaacacaaaatggattccaagttccCGTTTCTTTCTCCCatacccgactttcccgacgatgacGATACCGGGTCAAGCGATAGTAGCTtagttttcttccaaaatctcatccaacaagcggagctactagacacggcatcgtctagtaaaaaaaaatatgtccGTCGGGATCGTGTGGGGGGCCACgagacactcatggccgattatttcgatgaaaatccaaaatttagtgaagatacttttcgtcacaggtttcgtatgtccaagtcgttgttcctaaaaattgttagtgacgtggaagcgtatgacgagtggtttcaagaaggcttagacgggagaatgaagaaaagctttacaccgttgcaaaaggttacttcggcaattaaacaacttgcaaccggtaacccaccagacgagggggacgagtatttaaatatgtctgaaaggacctctcgtgagtgccttgaatatttctgcgagacggtttgtaaaaggtatggcggtgaatttatttttttttctagttcgaatgttttttttttaatttaatgaaatgtctttttttttaatttaatgaaatgtcttttttttaatttaatgaaatgtcttttatttaatttaaggtatggcggtgaattcctacgtagaccaacgagccacgacatcgcgctattgtatcaggctcatgaggataggcatcacctacctggtatgttagggagtctggattgtacacacttcgtctggagaatgtgccccacagaattgcgtggacaatacatgagaggcgatcatcaatacccgacgattatgttagaagcggtagcgtctcaagatttgtggatttggcatgctttttgtgggccagcgggttcacaaaacgatatcaacgtgctgcaacaatctccgttatttcttgctcaacgaaatggaacggcgccaaattgtccatttcaagtgaacaaccatttatacaaacgcgggtattatcttactgatgggatctaccctacctggtccgtgtttgtgaagtcttttccatatccacACGACCCGAACGAAAAAaaattcaagaggcaacacgaggccgcaagaaaagatgtggaacgggcgtttggtgtgttaaagtcgaagtggggaatactaaatcgtccaatgcgttcgaaaacggtgaaaaaaataaggtccatcgtgtatacgtgccttattttacacaacatgattataaaagacgacggaagggcgatagcaccggttcatattcaagatcctccagtcgaacccgtcttcgatgagacagcctatacggagctcattgacgaagacacgcattggaggctaaaacacgatctcgttgagcatctcggaagtttagatttgcctcaccttgaagttgattcggacgaggagtagtttgtttttatattttttaggttgaatgtatttttttttctagttcgaatgttttttttttaatttaatgaaatgtcttttatttaatttttatttttactaatctttttttaatttataaaagatgcattcttt
It encodes:
- the LOC110907776 gene encoding uncharacterized protein LOC110907776, yielding MKPTEILMKSGDSEVVAGKREATKNKPQFRPATDDTKPLLQDPILRSDPIETEEAVLRLPPFPPIN